A region of Clostridium acetobutylicum ATCC 824 DNA encodes the following proteins:
- the cysC gene encoding adenylyl-sulfate kinase, with product MNNKKSTNVVWQETKIKRQNREKMLKQKGAVLWFTGLSGSGKSTVASALEKKLYEMGYLTYLLDGDNLRYGLNSDLGFKSEDRTENIRRVSEVAKLFADAGIITITTFISPFIEDRNNARKLLGKDFVEVYIDCPIEVCEKRDPKGIYKKARNGEIKNFTGIDSPYEKPEKPEITVETYKDTEEKCVDNIIEYLKQHKIL from the coding sequence ATGAATAATAAAAAAAGTACAAATGTAGTGTGGCAGGAAACTAAAATAAAAAGACAGAATAGAGAAAAAATGTTAAAACAGAAGGGTGCAGTTTTATGGTTTACTGGACTTTCAGGTTCAGGTAAGTCAACGGTTGCATCTGCACTTGAAAAGAAGCTTTATGAAATGGGGTACTTGACATATTTATTGGATGGAGACAATTTAAGATATGGTCTTAATTCTGATCTTGGCTTTAAAAGTGAAGACAGAACTGAAAATATAAGAAGAGTATCAGAAGTTGCAAAACTGTTTGCTGATGCAGGAATCATAACAATAACAACATTTATTTCTCCATTCATAGAGGATAGAAATAATGCAAGAAAGCTTTTAGGGAAAGATTTTGTAGAGGTATATATAGATTGTCCTATTGAAGTCTGTGAGAAACGAGACCCAAAAGGCATATATAAAAAAGCTAGAAATGGTGAGATCAAAAATTTTACTGGCATCGATTCACCTTATGAAAAACCAGAAAAGCCAGAAATTACGGTTGAAACGTATAAGGATACTGAAGAAAAATGCGTTGACAATATAATTGAATATCTAAAACAACATAAAATTTTATAG
- a CDS encoding adenylyl-sulfate reductase subunit alpha: MELSHDILKTDLLIVGGGTAGCFAAISAANKPSIHILIVEKFNIKRSGCLAAGVNALNAYITKNETPESFVDYVKKEFNEVVREDLIYTAAKRLNRVTEKVEKMGLTILKNEAGEYVSRGKRSIKINGENIKPILVDALKKKENIEVLNGVNIVDYIVRDGKVIGAFGFSVKEAKVYIIYAKAVICATGGAAGIYKPNNPGFSRHKMWYSPFNTGAGYAMGIRAGAEMTTFEMRFIALRCKDTIAPTGTIAQGIKTPQVNAFGEKYVTRYGKPTTINRLYSTIMENLNGNGPCYLKTEGIEESQVQDLFKAYLNMAPAQALKWFDRDINPSKQNIEIEGTEPYIVGGHGASGYWVDTRRKTTLDGLYAAGDVSGGSPKKYVTGCFAEGEIAAENAIEYISNKHLNTITDDEIDEIIHRIKDFFDGKSDFKIEQIEEAMQKVMDEYAGGISQHYRYTEEKLNIAEKRIEELLKLSYKLKAKGSHELLFIFELIDRLYVAKVVIAHLKARRETRWKCYEENESYTARDDENFLKYVNSIYKEGKVNILYRNLVGRNEIYEH; the protein is encoded by the coding sequence ATGGAATTATCACATGATATTTTAAAAACAGACCTTCTTATAGTTGGGGGAGGAACAGCAGGATGTTTTGCCGCAATAAGTGCTGCAAATAAACCTAGTATTCATATATTAATCGTAGAAAAATTCAACATAAAGAGAAGTGGATGTCTTGCGGCAGGTGTAAATGCTTTAAATGCATATATAACTAAAAATGAAACTCCTGAATCTTTTGTTGACTATGTTAAAAAGGAATTCAATGAGGTTGTCAGGGAAGACTTAATATATACAGCGGCTAAAAGGCTTAATAGGGTAACAGAAAAAGTAGAGAAAATGGGGTTAACTATACTTAAAAATGAAGCTGGAGAGTATGTATCAAGAGGAAAAAGAAGTATAAAAATAAATGGAGAAAATATAAAACCAATTTTAGTGGATGCTTTAAAGAAAAAAGAAAATATAGAAGTTTTAAATGGTGTTAACATAGTTGACTACATTGTTAGAGATGGAAAAGTTATAGGAGCCTTTGGGTTTTCAGTTAAGGAAGCTAAGGTTTACATTATTTATGCAAAGGCAGTTATATGTGCAACAGGTGGAGCGGCAGGTATATACAAGCCTAATAATCCAGGGTTCTCAAGGCACAAAATGTGGTATTCACCTTTTAATACAGGCGCAGGATACGCTATGGGAATAAGAGCAGGGGCAGAAATGACTACATTTGAGATGAGGTTTATAGCACTAAGATGCAAGGATACTATAGCCCCAACAGGAACTATAGCACAGGGAATAAAAACTCCTCAGGTTAATGCATTTGGCGAGAAATATGTTACAAGGTATGGAAAGCCTACAACAATAAACAGACTCTATAGCACTATTATGGAAAATTTAAATGGTAATGGTCCGTGCTATTTAAAAACTGAAGGAATTGAAGAAAGTCAGGTTCAAGATTTATTTAAAGCCTATTTAAATATGGCACCAGCGCAAGCTTTGAAGTGGTTTGATAGAGATATAAATCCTTCAAAGCAAAATATAGAAATAGAAGGTACAGAACCTTATATAGTTGGAGGACATGGGGCAAGTGGATATTGGGTTGATACTAGAAGAAAAACAACTTTAGATGGGCTTTATGCTGCTGGAGATGTTTCTGGTGGAAGTCCTAAAAAATATGTTACAGGGTGTTTTGCAGAAGGTGAGATTGCTGCTGAAAATGCAATAGAGTACATTTCAAATAAGCATTTAAATACAATTACTGATGATGAAATAGATGAAATAATACATAGAATAAAAGATTTCTTTGATGGAAAAAGTGATTTTAAGATTGAACAAATAGAAGAAGCAATGCAGAAGGTTATGGACGAATACGCGGGAGGTATATCTCAGCATTATAGGTATACTGAAGAAAAGCTTAATATAGCAGAGAAAAGAATAGAGGAGCTTTTAAAACTTTCATATAAGCTTAAAGCTAAGGGTTCACATGAGCTTTTGTTTATTTTTGAGCTTATAGATAGGCTTTATGTAGCAAAGGTTGTTATTGCTCATCTTAAGGCAAGACGTGAAACCAGATGGAAATGCTATGAGGAAAACGAAAGCTATACGGCTAGAGATGATGAAAATTTTCTTAAGTATGTAAACTCTATATATAAGGAAGGTAAAGTAAACATATTATACAGAAATCTTGTTGGAAGGAATGAGATTTATGAGCATTAA
- a CDS encoding 4Fe-4S dicluster domain-containing protein, producing the protein MSIKIDLNKCVGCQKCINICPGSLIDKNNDGKAYIKYPKDCWGCTACLKECKFKAIKYFLGADIGGNGSYMYVSEKGEELEWHMINEDGKEKIITTSRKESNKY; encoded by the coding sequence ATGAGCATTAAAATAGATCTAAACAAATGTGTAGGATGTCAAAAGTGTATAAACATATGCCCTGGAAGCTTAATAGATAAAAATAATGATGGTAAGGCATATATAAAATATCCTAAAGACTGTTGGGGATGTACTGCATGTCTTAAAGAATGCAAATTTAAAGCTATAAAGTATTTTTTGGGTGCTGATATAGGTGGTAATGGTTCCTACATGTATGTAAGTGAAAAAGGTGAAGAACTTGAGTGGCATATGATTAATGAGGATGGCAAGGAAAAGATTATTACGACTAGTAGGAAGGAATCAAATAAATATTAA
- a CDS encoding aliphatic sulfonate ABC transporter substrate-binding protein: MRMARKRLLRLVGRNQININKGEGSEVKKIKIGVLLSTIIFTIGILSGCETKSEKLSQVKIAYFGNITHSQALLQRDDGSLQKALGSNTKIKWEKFSAGSAEVESLLAGEVDIGYIGPGPAINAYTKSNGDIQVIAGAADAGAILVSKKGADIKSVKDLKNKRVAIPQYGNTQDLTLRILLYENGLKDRAKGGNVEIVEAENSDIKTLLGKGSIDAALVPEPWGTRLVNEVKAKVVLNYEDIWRKGQYPTAIVVARKEFVKAHPDIVEKFVKNLVEETNKVNSNRDNSEKAINRQLKEITGKGLSKKILDSSFERIKVTNNPEKDAVLDMANWSFKAGFIKSKADLKDMFNLSFLNRALKESGKAEIK; this comes from the coding sequence ATGAGGATGGCAAGGAAAAGATTATTACGACTAGTAGGAAGGAATCAAATAAATATTAATAAGGGAGAGGGAAGTGAAGTGAAAAAAATAAAGATCGGTGTCTTGTTAAGTACCATTATCTTTACTATAGGTATTTTATCAGGATGTGAAACAAAAAGTGAAAAGCTGTCACAAGTTAAAATAGCTTATTTTGGTAATATAACACATTCACAGGCACTGCTTCAACGAGACGATGGTTCACTTCAAAAGGCACTTGGAAGCAATACTAAAATAAAATGGGAAAAGTTCAGCGCTGGGTCAGCCGAAGTTGAATCTTTACTGGCAGGGGAAGTAGATATAGGATACATTGGACCAGGACCAGCTATAAATGCATATACAAAGTCAAATGGAGATATACAAGTTATAGCAGGAGCAGCAGATGCAGGAGCAATACTTGTTTCAAAAAAAGGTGCAGACATAAAGAGTGTAAAAGATTTAAAGAATAAAAGAGTTGCTATACCGCAGTATGGAAATACTCAAGATTTAACTCTCAGAATTCTTCTTTATGAAAATGGACTTAAGGATAGAGCTAAGGGAGGAAACGTTGAAATTGTTGAAGCAGAGAATTCAGATATAAAAACGCTTTTGGGTAAGGGTTCAATAGATGCAGCTTTAGTTCCAGAGCCATGGGGCACTAGGCTTGTAAATGAAGTTAAGGCAAAGGTTGTACTTAACTATGAGGATATATGGAGAAAAGGACAATATCCAACAGCTATTGTTGTTGCAAGAAAAGAATTTGTAAAAGCTCATCCTGATATAGTAGAGAAATTTGTTAAAAATCTTGTAGAGGAAACTAATAAAGTAAATAGCAATAGAGATAATTCTGAAAAGGCTATAAATAGACAACTTAAAGAAATAACTGGAAAAGGCTTGTCTAAAAAGATATTGGATTCATCCTTTGAAAGAATAAAGGTTACAAATAATCCTGAAAAAGATGCAGTTTTAGATATGGCTAATTGGTCTTTTAAGGCAGGTTTTATAAAGAGTAAAGCAGATCTTAAGGATATGTTCAATTTGAGCTTTTTAAATAGGGCGCTTAAAGAGAGTGGAAAAGCCGAAATAAAGTAA
- a CDS encoding ABC transporter ATP-binding protein: MGIEIKGVSKDFISKEKKVHTLDEVNLSIKKGEFICLLGPSGCGKSTLLNIIAGLEKPTKGIVYLNNMEIKAPGPDRAFMFQESALFPWLKVIDNVEFGMKIKDVPKEERREKALKYLKMVHLTKFQNSYVHELSGGMRQRVALARALTLDSEVLLMDEPFSALDSQTKSILQLELQNIWWETKKTIVFVTHNVEEAVLLADRVVVMAANPGRIKNIFEIKLARPREAQSVDLSYVAREVMRDLKEEVEKVAKTEYDSDWNFQKSSVLYNSDSDLGANL, translated from the coding sequence TTGGGAATAGAAATAAAAGGTGTAAGTAAGGACTTTATATCAAAAGAAAAGAAAGTACACACTTTAGATGAAGTAAATCTTTCTATAAAAAAGGGAGAGTTTATATGTTTACTTGGCCCATCAGGATGTGGGAAATCTACCTTGCTTAATATAATTGCAGGTCTAGAGAAACCAACTAAAGGGATTGTATATTTAAATAATATGGAGATAAAAGCTCCTGGTCCTGATAGAGCGTTTATGTTTCAAGAATCCGCACTTTTCCCCTGGCTTAAGGTAATAGACAATGTTGAATTTGGCATGAAAATAAAAGATGTGCCAAAAGAAGAGAGACGAGAAAAAGCACTTAAATACCTTAAAATGGTTCACCTCACTAAGTTTCAAAACTCATATGTACACGAACTTTCAGGTGGAATGAGACAAAGAGTGGCTCTTGCTCGTGCGCTAACTTTAGATTCAGAAGTTCTTTTGATGGATGAGCCTTTTTCGGCTCTTGACAGCCAAACAAAAAGCATACTCCAGCTTGAACTTCAGAATATATGGTGGGAAACAAAGAAAACAATAGTATTTGTAACTCATAATGTGGAAGAAGCAGTGCTTTTGGCTGATAGAGTGGTTGTGATGGCGGCAAACCCAGGCAGAATAAAAAATATATTTGAAATAAAGCTAGCAAGGCCTAGGGAAGCGCAAAGTGTTGATTTATCATATGTTGCTCGTGAAGTAATGCGTGACCTTAAAGAGGAGGTGGAAAAGGTTGCAAAAACGGAGTACGACAGTGACTGGAATTTTCAGAAGAGTTCTGTTTTATATAATTCTGATAGCGATTTGGGAGCTAATTTATAA
- a CDS encoding ABC transporter permease: MQKRSTTVTGIFRRVLFYIILIAIWELIYKVFVDILGVWKAYTFPSPGEVYNALAYLVKDNTLFIATGASLTRLVIGYIIALFIGIALALVCIKYKYVDENLTPLMLGLQTLPSVCWIPFAILWYGIDERSIIFVTVVGSLFSIAISTISGVKNVNPIYVKAARTMGARGKNLYFDVVIPSALPEIISGMRQGWSFAWRALMAGEMLSATKGLGQVLTAGRELGDISQVMAVMIIIIAFGLIFDKLLFEKVEKNIRYKCGLEKKN, translated from the coding sequence TTGCAAAAACGGAGTACGACAGTGACTGGAATTTTCAGAAGAGTTCTGTTTTATATAATTCTGATAGCGATTTGGGAGCTAATTTATAAAGTTTTTGTAGATATATTAGGTGTTTGGAAAGCATATACCTTCCCTTCTCCAGGGGAAGTGTATAATGCTCTTGCTTATCTTGTTAAGGATAATACGCTTTTTATAGCTACAGGAGCTAGTCTAACAAGACTTGTTATAGGTTATATAATAGCTCTATTTATAGGAATAGCATTGGCACTAGTGTGTATTAAGTACAAATATGTAGATGAAAATTTGACTCCCCTTATGCTTGGACTTCAAACCCTTCCGAGTGTTTGCTGGATACCATTTGCAATACTTTGGTATGGAATAGATGAAAGATCAATAATATTTGTCACAGTTGTTGGGTCATTATTTTCCATAGCAATATCTACAATATCAGGAGTAAAAAATGTGAATCCCATATATGTTAAAGCTGCTAGGACCATGGGAGCAAGAGGAAAAAATCTTTATTTCGATGTTGTAATTCCATCAGCACTTCCTGAAATTATATCAGGTATGAGGCAAGGGTGGTCATTTGCCTGGAGAGCATTAATGGCTGGTGAAATGCTTTCAGCAACAAAAGGTTTAGGGCAGGTTTTGACGGCAGGTAGGGAATTGGGTGATATAAGCCAAGTTATGGCAGTTATGATTATTATCATTGCTTTTGGCCTTATATTTGACAAATTGTTATTTGAAAAAGTTGAAAAAAATATTAGATATAAATGTGGTCTTGAAAAGAAAAATTAA
- the cysD gene encoding sulfate adenylyltransferase subunit CysD yields the protein MDHLDRLEAESIYILREAYKHFGKLGMLWSIGKDSTVMLWLAEKAFFGNCPFPLIHVDTTHKIPEMIKFRDEVAKKYDLNLIVNTNWDALNAGMGPHKGRLECCKALKTDGLQQVVDKYKFEGLIVGVRRDEEGSRSKERVFSERNSDSEWDYTDQPPELWDQFKTEFKKGNHIRVHPLLGWTELDIWEYIRRENIPVVSLYFSKNGKRYRSLGCAPCTSPIDSNASTLDEIIEELKNTNETERSGRAQDKADPHALEKLRKHGYM from the coding sequence ATGGATCATTTAGACAGATTAGAAGCAGAAAGTATTTATATTTTAAGAGAGGCTTATAAGCATTTTGGAAAGCTTGGCATGTTGTGGTCTATAGGAAAGGACTCTACAGTAATGCTTTGGCTTGCAGAGAAAGCTTTCTTTGGAAATTGCCCTTTTCCACTTATACATGTGGATACTACGCATAAAATTCCAGAGATGATTAAATTTAGAGATGAAGTAGCTAAGAAATATGATTTGAATTTAATTGTTAATACAAATTGGGATGCACTTAATGCTGGTATGGGACCTCATAAAGGAAGACTTGAGTGCTGTAAGGCTTTAAAAACCGATGGGCTTCAACAAGTAGTTGATAAATATAAATTTGAAGGACTTATAGTTGGAGTAAGAAGAGATGAAGAGGGTTCTAGATCAAAGGAAAGAGTATTTAGTGAGAGAAACTCGGATTCAGAATGGGATTATACAGATCAACCACCAGAATTATGGGATCAATTTAAAACGGAATTTAAGAAAGGAAACCATATAAGGGTACATCCCCTTCTAGGTTGGACTGAACTTGATATATGGGAGTACATAAGAAGAGAGAATATTCCAGTAGTTAGTTTGTATTTTTCTAAAAATGGAAAGAGATATAGAAGTCTTGGATGTGCGCCATGTACATCACCAATAGATTCAAATGCTTCAACGCTTGATGAGATAATTGAAGAACTTAAAAATACAAATGAGACAGAAAGAAGTGGAAGAGCACAAGATAAAGCAGATCCACACGCACTTGAGAAACTTAGAAAACACGGATATATGTAG
- a CDS encoding sulfate adenylyltransferase subunit 1 produces the protein MSSRENLNVVFVGHVDHGKSTLIGRLLYDTNSLPDGAIEKVKKISAEEGKKFEYAFLLDAFEEEQRQGITIDITMIQFFTKKRDYVIIDAPGHKEFLKNMISGAASAEAAILVVDAKEGIQEQSKRHGYILSLLGIKKVYVAVNKMDLVDYSEERYNEIVTQFNSFLANLNIYPEAYIPISAFLGDNVAKKSEKMPWYKGKSILDTMDSVDKEKGIENKALRFPIQDIYKFDNRRIIAGRIESGTLKEGDEIVFYPSGKTTKVKSVEFWQEKDKKKQVSAKMSVGITVEDEFYNKRGEIICHKNDGVTVSNAFNANVFWMGKEPLEKGKKYKLKIATQEIEAEVEEIKKVIDAATLEEITGADHINKNDVAEIVIKSKKPICFDAFNDNEALGRFVIIDNYNTSGGGIILKGLETYRDNKEIRSLVTKEEREKKFGSYGKMIVINGENKEVTVQFALKLERKLFDLGQRAYYLASDESGIAAEILRENGIIVIVANKEKSDEYIEITVDKDGKISDNILGII, from the coding sequence ATGAGTTCAAGAGAAAATTTAAATGTAGTATTTGTTGGACATGTAGATCATGGTAAGTCTACTTTAATAGGAAGACTTCTTTATGATACAAATTCACTTCCAGATGGAGCTATAGAAAAGGTTAAAAAGATTTCAGCAGAGGAAGGAAAGAAATTTGAATATGCTTTTTTACTAGATGCATTTGAAGAAGAGCAGAGGCAAGGAATAACAATAGATATAACTATGATTCAGTTTTTCACAAAGAAAAGAGATTATGTCATAATTGATGCTCCAGGTCATAAGGAATTTCTTAAAAACATGATATCTGGAGCGGCAAGCGCAGAGGCAGCAATATTAGTAGTAGATGCCAAAGAAGGAATACAGGAGCAGTCCAAGAGGCATGGATATATATTATCACTATTAGGTATAAAAAAGGTATATGTAGCTGTAAATAAAATGGATTTAGTGGACTATTCAGAAGAAAGATATAATGAAATAGTTACACAATTTAATAGCTTTTTAGCTAACTTAAACATATACCCAGAGGCATATATTCCTATATCAGCTTTTCTTGGAGATAACGTGGCAAAAAAATCTGAAAAAATGCCGTGGTATAAAGGAAAGAGTATTTTAGATACTATGGATAGCGTAGATAAGGAGAAGGGGATTGAAAATAAGGCTTTAAGATTCCCTATTCAAGATATATATAAATTTGATAATAGAAGAATTATAGCAGGAAGAATAGAATCTGGAACTCTTAAAGAAGGAGATGAAATAGTATTCTATCCTTCAGGCAAAACAACAAAGGTTAAATCTGTGGAGTTTTGGCAAGAAAAGGACAAGAAGAAGCAGGTGTCTGCAAAAATGTCGGTAGGTATAACAGTAGAGGATGAGTTCTACAACAAAAGGGGAGAAATAATATGCCATAAGAATGATGGTGTAACTGTCTCAAATGCTTTTAATGCAAATGTATTTTGGATGGGAAAAGAACCATTAGAAAAGGGAAAGAAATATAAACTTAAAATTGCAACTCAGGAGATAGAAGCTGAAGTTGAAGAAATAAAAAAGGTAATAGATGCAGCTACTCTTGAAGAAATAACAGGTGCAGATCATATAAATAAAAATGATGTTGCTGAAATTGTTATAAAGTCAAAGAAGCCAATATGCTTTGATGCCTTTAATGATAACGAAGCACTTGGCAGATTTGTAATTATAGATAACTATAATACAAGTGGCGGTGGAATTATACTAAAAGGGTTAGAGACATATAGAGATAATAAAGAGATAAGAAGCCTTGTTACAAAAGAAGAGAGAGAAAAAAAGTTCGGTAGTTACGGAAAGATGATTGTAATAAATGGAGAAAACAAAGAAGTAACCGTGCAGTTTGCATTAAAGCTAGAGAGAAAGCTTTTTGATTTAGGACAAAGGGCATATTATTTGGCTTCAGATGAAAGCGGAATAGCAGCAGAGATTCTAAGAGAGAATGGAATAATAGTTATAGTAGCAAATAAAGAAAAGTCTGATGAGTATATAGAAATTACTGTAGATAAAGATGGTAAAATAAGTGATAATATTCTAGGTATAATTTAA
- a CDS encoding amino acid ABC transporter substrate-binding protein/permease has protein sequence MKKKFLVLVLAIMMCFAILLTGCENSNSNSDKSKTSSKKYTIATDATYAPFEFRTGSDYQGIDIDILSAIAKKENFTYDLKPMNFNGIIPALQSNQVDGSVSGMSINDERKKTLDFSNSYYDSGLCVVAKSDNKSVKTINDIKGKTAALKKGTAGAAYAEANKEKYGLTLKYFDDSPSMFQAVMNGNADITLEDYPVIAYKISIDKNSGLKIVGDEKITTSPYGFAVKKGTNKELLKKFNDGLKKIKADGEYDKIISKYIKTGKDSKNAKAFKPEQDNLVKQYAPQLLKGLGMTLFITVIAMIIALFIGAIFGFFSISTSKVLNTLARWFVDIIRGTPLLVQAFFIFFGIPGLSGLKINPVVAGIIAVSLNAGAYMSEIFRGGILSINQGQMEAARSLGIPYRTAMLKIVFPQAVKVMIPSIVNQFIISLKDTSILSVIGIQELTNTGQIIIGATFKAFQIWLIVAIMYFIVIKLLSILSRKIERYVKI, from the coding sequence TTGAAAAAGAAATTTTTAGTATTAGTTTTAGCTATAATGATGTGTTTTGCAATATTATTAACGGGGTGTGAAAATAGTAACAGTAATAGTGATAAAAGCAAGACTTCAAGTAAAAAATATACAATAGCAACAGATGCAACATATGCTCCATTCGAATTTAGGACAGGAAGTGACTACCAAGGAATAGATATAGATATTTTGAGTGCCATAGCTAAAAAAGAGAACTTTACTTATGACTTAAAACCTATGAATTTCAATGGTATAATACCAGCACTTCAATCCAATCAAGTTGATGGTTCTGTTTCTGGAATGAGCATAAATGATGAAAGAAAGAAAACTTTAGACTTTTCAAACTCGTATTACGATTCCGGTCTATGTGTAGTTGCTAAATCAGATAATAAAAGCGTTAAAACAATAAATGACATAAAAGGAAAGACGGCTGCACTTAAAAAGGGAACAGCTGGAGCTGCTTATGCAGAAGCAAACAAGGAAAAATACGGATTAACATTAAAATACTTCGATGATAGTCCTTCAATGTTTCAAGCAGTTATGAATGGTAATGCAGATATAACTCTTGAAGATTATCCTGTAATAGCTTATAAAATATCAATAGATAAAAATTCAGGCTTGAAAATAGTTGGAGATGAGAAAATTACAACTTCTCCTTACGGATTTGCAGTTAAGAAGGGTACTAATAAAGAACTTTTAAAGAAGTTTAATGATGGTCTTAAGAAAATAAAAGCAGATGGCGAGTATGATAAGATTATTAGTAAATATATAAAGACTGGTAAAGATTCAAAGAATGCTAAAGCTTTTAAGCCAGAACAAGATAACTTAGTTAAGCAGTATGCACCACAGCTTTTAAAGGGTCTTGGTATGACATTATTTATTACAGTTATAGCAATGATCATTGCACTTTTCATTGGAGCTATATTTGGATTCTTCAGTATAAGCACCAGCAAAGTACTTAATACACTTGCAAGATGGTTTGTAGATATAATAAGAGGAACACCTCTTTTAGTACAAGCATTTTTCATATTCTTCGGAATACCAGGACTTTCAGGTCTTAAAATAAATCCTGTAGTTGCAGGAATTATAGCGGTAAGCTTAAATGCGGGAGCCTATATGTCTGAGATCTTTAGAGGTGGTATACTTTCAATAAATCAAGGGCAGATGGAAGCGGCAAGAAGTTTGGGTATACCATATAGAACTGCTATGCTTAAAATAGTATTTCCACAAGCAGTAAAGGTAATGATACCTTCAATTGTAAATCAGTTTATAATTTCGCTTAAAGATACGTCAATATTATCTGTTATAGGAATACAGGAATTAACTAACACAGGACAGATAATAATAGGAGCTACCTTTAAGGCGTTCCAGATATGGTTAATAGTTGCGATTATGTACTTTATAGTAATCAAGTTATTATCTATCTTATCAAGGAAGATTGAGAGGTATGTTAAAATATGA